The Choristoneura fumiferana chromosome 10, NRCan_CFum_1, whole genome shotgun sequence genome has a segment encoding these proteins:
- the LOC141431555 gene encoding phospholipase A1-like, with amino-acid sequence MSVAAHVCLLILGIHAVYSANDDTTPKLRFYYSGVEHFTELPLAEAANIFAYTWYNSSRTTVFIAHGFTGKPNGTTMTTMVTAYLQRGDSNVVLLNWAGMAAVVTSNFGNSYFNWAVPNARKLGVYVADTLYKLSNVGLDLANTHLIGHSLGAHVFGIAGNNLLEKGILLPWITGLDPANAAFESKPVFSRLNPGSAAVVVAIHSDPSKYGFKRSIGTVDFWPNYRNGRVLQPGCPDKSSPRFSPEDLCNHDRSWQLLLDAIKRPGSLMGSFAKNYRMWKNYSKEDRNAITLDLGTFGKRVLAGNYYFVTSSSEPYGLGTAGL; translated from the exons ATGTCCGTCGCGGCGCACGTGTGTCTTTTAATTCTCGGCATCCACGCCG TTTACTCCGCCAATGATGATACCACACCAAAACTTAGGTTTTACTACAG TGGTGTTGAGCACTTCACGGAGTTACCCCTCGCGGAAGCGGCAAACATATTCGCTTATACGTGGTACAATTCCAGTCGGACGACCGTCTTTATAGCACATGGATTTACAG GCAAGCCCAACGGCACTACCATGACCACCATGGTGACAGCATACCTTCAGCGGGGAGACAGTAACGTGGTACTCTTAAATTGGGCTGGCATGGCTGCGGTGGTGACCTCTAACTTCGGGAATTCGTACTTCAACTGGGCTGTGCCGAATGCACGGAAG CTGGGAGTATACGTAGCAGACACACTATATAAGCTGTCAAATGTCGGTCTGGACCTGGCAAATACGCATCTGATTGGCCATTCCCTCGGCGCCCATGTCTTTGGAATTGCAGGCAATAATCTACTGGAAAAAGGCATTTTACTGCCATG GATAACGGGACTGGACCCTGCCAACGCAGCCTTCGAGAGCAAACCAGTCTTCTCAAGACTGAACCCTGGGTCAGCGGCAGTTGTAGTAGCTATCCATTCAGACCCAAGCAAGTATGGGTTCAAGAGAAGTATAGGCACTGTTGACTTCTGGCCGAACTACAGGAACGGCCGAGTGTTGCAGCCAGGCTGTCCTGACAAATCATCTCCAAGGTTCTCACCAGAGG ATCTGTGCAACCACGACCGGAGCTGGCAGTTGCTATTGGACGCCATCAAACGTCCAGGGTCTCTGATGGGAAGCTTTGCGAAGAACTATAGAATGTGGAAGAATTATTCAAAAGAAGATAGGAATGCCATTACTTTAGACTTAGGCACTTTTGGGAAGAGAGT